Proteins co-encoded in one Arachis hypogaea cultivar Tifrunner chromosome 13, arahy.Tifrunner.gnm2.J5K5, whole genome shotgun sequence genomic window:
- the LOC112735364 gene encoding uncharacterized protein — protein MAPYEALYGRKCQSPLCWYESGEASVLDPDLIAGTTENIKKICARILTAQSRQKNYADQRSKPIEFEVGEHVFLRVTPITGIGRAIKIKKLNPRYIGPFEILRRFGLVAYQVDLPPHPSNLHDVFHMSQLRKYTSDAAHVLEPELIELRENLTFQVTPVRADDTSVKKLRGKEVSMVKVAWERAGVEEHTWELESEMRKDYPELFSVGVELEACLWLKACLYSIWGFGAYWESAKCSWENVNEG, from the exons atggctccgtatgaggctttgtatggacggAAGTGCCAGTCTCCACTGTGTTGGTATGAATCTGGTGAAGCAAGTGTTTTGGATCCTGATTTGATAGCAGGGACTACTGAGAACATTAAGAAGATTTGTGCAAGGATCCTAACTGCTCAGAGTCGACAGAAGAATTATGCAGATCAGAGAAGTAAACCGATAGAATTTGAAGTGGGAGAACATGTATTCCTGAGGGTTACACCGATAACTGGGATTGGAAGAGCAATCAAAATCAAGAAGTTGAATCCAAGGTATATAGGGCCGTTTGAGATTCTAAGGCGATTCGGGCTGGTGGCGTATCAAGTTGATTTGCCACCTCATCCATCTAACTTACATGACGTATTCCACATGTCACAACTCCGTAAATACACGTCGGATGCAGctcatgtgttggaacctgagttGATTGAGTTGAGGGAGAACTTAACTTTCCAAGTGACGCCAGTGAGAGccgatgacactagtgtgaagaagTTGCGAGGAAAGGAAGTTTCAATGGTTAAAGTTGCTTGGGAGCGAGCAGGAGTTGAGGAGCATACTTGGGAGTTGGAGTCCGAGATGCGAAAGGATTACCCCGAGCTTTTCTCAG TTGGAGTGGAATTGGAGGCTTGCTTGTGGTTGAAAGCTTGCTTGTACTCAATTTGGGGTTTTggtgcatattgggaatcggccaag TGTAGTTGGGAAAATGTTAATGAAGGTTGA